From the Methanoculleus caldifontis genome, the window TCACCGGGCGTTGCCGGGAGCGCGTCGCGGAGTGACACCGGGTGTGCGGCTCCTTCGATCGACCGATAAACCCCGCATACCTTTTCTCTCTCGCGGCCTTCTCCCTCCGGGCGAAGGTTAATCCGGTGCCGGTACCCGAGAAGTACCTATGATGCTCGAAGAGGTGCTGCAGCAGATCTCGGAGCAGGCAAGAAGGAAACGGATGACCCTGCCCGGCCAGAAAACGAAGATTGTCTGTACCATCGGGCCGGCATCCCGCTCCCGGGAGGTGCTTGCCAGGATGATCCTCGCAGGCATGAACGTCGCCCGGCTCAACCTATCTCACGGTACGTTCGACGAGCACCGGGAGAACATACGGAGCATCCGGACCGCCGCAGAGGATGCCGGGCTCCCGGTCACGATCCTGCTCGACCTGCCGGGCCCGAAGATCCGGATCGGCACCCTCGCACAGGAACCCATGATGCTCCAGAAGGACGAGACCGTCACGCTGGTCTCCGCCCCGGCGACGGACGACCCTGCCCTGATCCCGGTCGACTTCGAGCAGCTTCCGCAGCTCGTCTCGCCGGGGAGCATCATCTTTCTCAGCGACGGGTTCATCCAGCTCCGGGTCGATGAGGTCGCCGAGCACGAGGTCCGGGCGCAGGTGGTCGTCGGTGGTCCTCTTCTCTCGCGCAAGGGGCTGAGCCTCGTGGGCGGCGGAGGGATCCTCGCCGTCAGCGCTCTGACCGACCGGGATCTGGAATGCATCGAGTTCGGGCTTGCCGAGGGACTCGACACCTTCAGCATATCCTTCATCGAGCGGGCGGAGGATATCCGGAAGGCCCGCGAGTATGCAGCCCGGTCCGGGAAGTCCATCCGGGTGATCGCAAAGATCGAGCGGCAGGAGGCACTCTTACACCTCGACGAGATCCTCAGGGAGACCGACGGGGTCATGATCGCGCGGGGCGACCTCGGCGTCCAGATCCCCATCGAGGAAGTTCCCTCGGCGCAGAAGCAGATCATCCAGAAGGCAAATATCCTCGGTCGCCCCGTGATCACCGCGACCCAGATGCTGATGTCGATGACCGACAACATCCGGCCCACCCGTGCGGAGGTGACCGACGTCGCAAACGCCATCCTCGACGGGACGGATGCCGTCATGCTCTCCGAGGAAACCTCTATCGGGAAGTACCCGGTCGAGACGGTCGCGATGATGGCGAAGATCGCCCGCTCGACGGAGATGAAGCGCACGAGCGTCGGGACGGGGTGCAACCTGCTCGACTACTTCCGGGTGGGGCGGGGCCGGGAGAAGATCACCATCAACGACGTCGTCTCCTTGAATGTCATCGAGGCGCTGGACGCGCTCGGTATCCGGTTCGTCCTGACCCCGACCCGTTCGGGCAACACGCCCCGGAACATCTCCCGGTTCAAGCCCGAAGCCTGGATCCTGGCTTTCACCCGGAACCCGGGCACCCTCAAGTTCCTGGCGTTTTCCTACGGGGTCTGCCCGTTCCTGATCCGGAGCGAGAAGGAGTACTGGCACGGGGCGATCCTCGACTCGATCCGCGACTCGGAACTGATCCGGCCCGGAGAGCGGGTGGTCCTGACCGAGGGGGTCTCGCCCGGGCGCGAGGGGACCGATTCACTCATCATCCTGACCGTCGATTGAGACGGTTTCCCTCCGCCGGGAGACAAAAACCCTATCCCGGCGGAGCGCGAATACTCATTCATCATGGGATCGGTCGTTCCGGGTGAACGGGATGCCCCGGATCGGGATGGAGCGCTGAAACAGAAGACCGCACGCCTCTCGGTCGTCTCGAACACGTTCCTCGTCGCGGCAAAACTGGCGGTCGGGATCTCCATCGGCTCGGTCGCGATCATCTCCGAGGCCATCCATTCTGCGATCGATCTCGTCGCTGCGGTCGTCGCGTACTTCTCTGTCCGGCAGTCGGCCCGGCCCCCGGACGAGTGCCACGCGTTCGGGCACGGAAAGTACGAGAGCATCTCCGGGCTTCTGGAGGCGGTCCTGATACTCGTGGCCGCCGTCCTGATCATCAACGAAGCGGCGGGAACCCTCCTCGGCGGCGGGGAGGGAGGGCTGAACGTCGAAGCGCTCGGCCTCGGCATCGCCGTCATGCTCCTCTCGGCCGTCGTGAACTTCTACGTCTCCTCGCGGCTGATGACGGTGGCAAAAGCGACCGAGTCGATCGCGCTCGAGAGCGACGCCTGGCACCTCAGGACGGACGTCTACACCTCTGCCGGGGTCGTCGTCGGGCTCGTCCTGATCCGGCTGACGGGCCTCGTCATCCTCGACGCCCTCATCGCGCTCGTGGTCGCCGTCATCATCCTCCGGGCGGCCTTCGACCTCATCCGGCGGTCCCTTGAGGACCTCGTCGACCGGAGCCTCCCCCCCGAAGAGGAGGCACGCATCCGTGAGGTCATCACCGCTCACTGCACGGCGGCGATCAGTTTCCACCGGCTCCGGACCCGCCGGTCGGGCCCGAACCGGTTCGTGGACTTTCACCTGGTCGTCCCGCGGACCGCGACGATCGAGGAGGCCTACGGTATCGCCAGGGAGGTTGAGGCCGACCTTCGGCGGGAGCTCCCCCGGATGAGCGTCACGGTCCGGGTCCAGCCCTGCACCGGCGAGGACTGCCCCGCGTGCGGGATCTTCACCACCTGCCCGGAGTGCGACCGGCTGACGTTCTGCGATAAGGGTTCTGAGAAAAAGTAGGGAAAGGTATCGGGGATCTCTATCCCCAGCTGAGAAGACCCCTGTTCTGCAGTTCCTCTTCCGCGAGGGTTTCGAGGCGCTTCTGCTCCCACTCTATCGCCCTGATCTGCTCCCGGAGCATTGTCCGGGCCTCATCGTCACAGGTGCAGTTTCCTATTGCGCGCCGGAGTTCTGCGGTCCGTTCGAGGTTCTGCCGGGCTTCTTCCCCGATCATCCGGGCGGCTTCCTTATCCCCGCCGAGGAGGAACCGGATGAAGTGGTTTCGGGTCCGGATCTGCTCCTCGGCCGGGGTCGTTGCCCGGACGGAGTTCTCGATCTCGCGGGCGACGGCGGAGACGTCCGCACCGATGCCGCCGATCCGATTCTCTGCGGCAAGCAGGGCATGGACCGCGGACCTGACCCGGTCCCGGTCGGGAGCGCCCTCTTCCCCGCGGGGGGTTGCGTTCTCCGCGATCCGCTGCTGTACCCGGTCGCCAGCGGTGCTGTTCTCCTCCGCTCTCACCCGTTCCTGGTCACCGGGCCCCGGGTTATCACTCCCTGCCTGCTCTCCCCAGGGGGCGGCGGCGGCCGCGAACCCCGGGAGGATGAGGAAGAGTGTCATGACGACTGCAATGATGCGTTTCATTGTTCTTCACCTTCGGATGATGGAAGATCCGGGTCGGGCCTTTATACAATAGTTGAACCCGCCGGTTCAATGCCCTCAGAGCAGTACCGTGAGGACGAGGCAGGCCACGACCGGTATGACGAGGTTGTCGTCGACGGGGCTTACCAGTTCGGTGAGGCCCGCGGCCGCAGCCGTGACGAGGGCGGGGGCCGGCGGGACGAAGAGGGCAAGGGCGGCCGCCGTCACCGCAATTCCGGCAACCGTCCCCTCCAGACTCTTGTGGTTGTAGATCCGGGTCCTGCCGAACCGGATGCCGACGAGGGTGGTGACGCTGTCGAGGAGCGAGAGGACCACGAGGCTGAGGAAGACGATCTCCTTGTCGAAGAAGACGAGGGAGAAGAGGGCACCGAGCGTGAAGAAGAGCGCTCCCTTGCCCGGTGCCGCATCCCGCCGCTCGAGGTTTGCGATGACCGGCGAAACGACGGGGATGGTGTAACCCCGCGAGACGGCGTCGGAGAGGATGAACCCCGCAAAGAGCGCGAGGGCGAGGGCGGCAAAGACGAGATCGCGGTCGGCGAGGAAGACGAACCCCGCGATCCCGAGGCCGAATACGAGGTGGACGAGCTGCCGGAGCGATTCGTGCATCGTACCCGGTTTAAGCGCCGGAACGGTTAAACCCTCTGCAGGTCGGCCCGGTCTGTTGGGACCCGCAGGGCCGCGCACCTTCATGCTTCAGGAATACTCATTGGTCCCGGCCCCCGGAGTCCCCGCGAGCGAACGTGAACGCCGGCAGGTGCGAAGGAGAAACCATGATTACCGGCAGTGTTACGGACTTTGCGGCTCCGTGAATGGCAATGAGAGAACAGCTCACGCGAAGCCGCGAAGAACGCGAAGGGGGATGCCTGACCGCTGCGTGGATTTCGTGCCCGTCGGGAACGTCACCGCGAGCGGCACTCCTGGATGAAGGCCCGGGCCTCCTCATCACTGATCGCGTAGGCGGCCTGGGCGTCGAACGCGACCGCGCGGAGGATGACCGCGACGCTGTCGAGGCGGCGCTTGTGGTCCCCACGGACGTGCTTCCTCACCTCGCGCAGGGTCTCGAGCGCAGTCCCGACGTTGGCGATGGTGCAGAGCGCGCTCTCCCGCGTGCCGGTCTCGACGGCAGGGAGGGTGCGGGGTGGCCGGGGGGCAGGAGCCGGGGTCATACCCCCTATCCTCATCTCTGGGGGACTTGAACCTGCCGGATCCCGTCCGACAACGTATTATTCCGGAACCCTCAAACCTGAACCGTATATACCGGGACGTCCGACCCATGACCGTTGACCCCACTGCCGGCACTTCCGAACCCGACCGCTGGAAGACTCTTCTCGCAAATCCTTACCTTGCCGGCCCGATAAAGTTCGTCCTCCCGTTCGCCGTCGTTACCGGCGTGTTTGCGGGGCTCTACCTGATCGAGCCCTACCAGCAGTTCCTCGTCATATCCGGGCTGCTCGCCGCTTACTTCGTCCCCCCTGCCGGGAAGGAGTCGATCATCCCTATCGCGGTCATGATGGGTTACCCCTGGTGGCTCGTCACGCTCGTGATCTTCCTCCTTGACGTTGCCGTCTCCCTCTTCGTCGTCTGGAATTTCGATCTCGCGCTGAGGATCCCGCTCGTCGGTCGCCTGCTCGAGGCCGGGATGACGGCGGGCCGGAACTACACCGATAGTCAGCCCTGGCTTCGGCGGTTCTCGACGGTCGGACTCGCTCTCTTCGTCTTCTTCCCTCTCCAGGGGACCGGGGCGATGAACGGAGCGATCCTCGGCCGGCTGCTCGGCCTGAGCAACGGGCGGGTCGTCGGGTGTATCTGTGCCGGCTCGCTCGCTTCCAGCCTCATCATCGCTCTCGGCGCCGATGTGCTCCTGGACGTCTACCGGCATGACTCCACCCTCGGGATCGGCCTCCTCGTCGCGGTCGTGGCCGTGATCCTCGCCGGGGTCGTGGGGTGGCGGATGCACGAGAAGAGGCTCCGGGAGCGGACTCCCCGGTGAGGGCACGCCGTTCCCGGACGCCTGTCCGGTTTTTGTGGCAATTTCGCAGGCCTTAAATCTCCCGCCCTCCTTCTCCCCTGAAAGGGAAGTCTGATGAAATCTTTACCATATCCCTGGATCATCGCTGCCGTGGCGGTGCTGGTCGCCGCCGTCGCCGGGTTTGCGGCGCTGAACCCGCCTGCGGCCGCAGCACCCCCGGACGGGAGCGGCGCCGATGCATCGGCAGCGCTGATCCGCCTGCAGTCCGATATCACCGTGGCGCTCGAGACCCTTGATGGCAGCCTGGCGTACGCGGCGTCCGACCTCGGGAAGACGGGTCTCACCGACGATGCCGCCCGCGCCATCCTCCTCAACCTGAGTGAAACCGATCCTGCGATCGTCGATTGCGTCGTCGCCGATGCAGACGGCAGGATCGTCGCCGCCGAGCCGGCGGCCTACCACGAGGCCGAGGGCGCGGATATCCGGGGCCAGGCCCATGTCCGGCACATCCTCGCATCGAAGCGGCCGATCATGAGCGAGATGATCACGGTCGCGGAGGGGTTCCCGGCGGTGGTGATCGCCGCGCCTATCTTCACGAACGAGAGCCGGTTTGCCGGGTTCGCCGCAGCCGTCGTCCGTCCGGAAGTCCTGATCGGGAGCGTCGCCGGCCCGTTGACGAACGGCACCTCGCTTCAGGTGATGGTCATCCAGACAGACGGGCGGCTGCTCTACGACACGGACCAGACCCAGGTCGGGCGGATGACGCTCGAGGACCCGCTGTATGCGGATTACCCGGACCTGCTGGCTACGGCCCGGCGGACCGCCGTCGAGCGCTACGGCACCGCGGCCTATGAGTTCCTGGCCGGCGGGGAGCGGGTGCAGAAGGAGATCGTCTGGACGACGGCCGGGCTCCACGGGACGGAGTGGCGCGTGGCGGTGATCCGGGCGGTGGAGTGAGGGGAGAACTGTAGGGACGCCGGGTTCAGTTCCCTTCACCCTGTCCCCTCCTCCCACAGCCCCAGCCGGTTCCCCTCCGTGTCCTCAAAGACAGCAAAGTAGCCCCGCCCGGCCACCGCCGTCTTCGGGACCACCACCGTTCCTCCGGCCCGCTCCACCCGGCCGACGTGCTCCTCGATCGAGGGGACGCCGACGAAGACCGTGATCGGCTCGCCGGGGTAAGCCTGCGGGAAGATCTCGCCGCCGATCCCTCCTGTTGTAAGCTCAAAGGCGCCGTCCATGCCCTGGAACGGCTCCACCGTCCAGGCAAAGACTTCCTCGTAAAACTCCCGCGCCCGGCCGGGATCGGCGGCCGGGACGTTGAACCAGACGATTGGCATCGGCATGTGCCCCCGGTGGGGCCCGCCGCGGATAACCCTTTCCCCGTCTGAACCTTTTTATAACCCGGCGCGGATAGGGTGGCCCATGGCGGGACTGGAGATGCGCCGGTTCGGAAAGACCGGACGGGAAGTTACGTGCGTCGGACTCGGCGGCGAGGGGGTCCTCAGGACGTACGGGCGGCACGCGGAGGCGAATGCCGTCATCACCGAGGCTCTCAACCAGGGGATCACCTACTTCGACTCGGCGAAGGCCTACGCCGGGAGCGAGGACTACTACGGCGAGGTCTGGGTGCCCCATCCCGATCTCCGGGCGCCTGTATTCCAGGCCAGCAAGTCGGCGAGCCGGAGCCACGAGGGCGCCGAGACGGATCTCATGGAGACGCTCCGGCGGATGGGGATCGAGACCCTCGACCTCTGGCAGATCCACGACGTCCGGACGTTTGCCGATATCCGGGATATCGAGGGGGAGGGCGGCGCCCTTGCGGCCTTCGTCGAGGCGAAGGAGATGGGCATCGTCCGGAGCATCGGGGTGACCGGGCACCACGACCCCGACGTCCTCTCCCACGCGGTCGAGACCTGGCCGGTCGACGCCGTGATGATGCCCGTAAACCCCGTGGAGGGGGGACCGGGCGGGTTCCTCCATACGACGCTCGACATTGCGAGGGAGCAGGGGATCGCGGTCATCGGGATGAAGGTCCTCGGCGGGTCGAACTACATCACCCCCGATGCCGGCGTGACGCCGGAGACCCTCGTCCGCTACGCCCTCGCTCAGGAGATCTCCGTCGCGATCGTCGGCTGCTCGACGCCCGCCGAGGTGCAAGCGCTCGCCGCCGCCGGGCGGAGCGGGCCGCTCTCCGACGACGAAGCGGCGGCGCTCGTCGAGGCCTTCCGCCCCTACGTCCGCGAGCTCGCCTACTACCGGGGCCCCCGGTAACCCATATATCCTGACGGGGCCAACCTGCGGAGGAAAGGCGCGTGCCGCAGGAACCCGTCATGACACTCAGACTCCCGGATCGATCCCGTATCGCCGCATCGCCGGACGCAGTCCTCGCCCTGGTCGTGCTCGTCATCTTCATGGATATGATGATCTACGGCCTCCTCATCCCGGTCTTTCCGGAGTACGCCCCCCGGCTCGGGGTGGACGAATCGGTCATCGGAGTGATATTCGGGGTCTACGCTGCGATGCTTCTTCTCTTCTCCATCCCGATGGGCCTCCTCTCCGACCGGGTGGGGCGCCGGCCGCTCATCGCCGCCGGGATGCTCCTCCTCGCTCTCGCGACGGCGCTCTTCGGGTTCTCGACCACGGTCGAGCACCTGATCGCCGCCCGGATGGTCCAGGGGATATCGGCCGCGGCCACCTGGTCCGTGGGGCTCGCCCTCCTCGCCGAGACATGCGAGCCTGAGAGGCTCGGGGAGAGGATGGGGATCGCCCTCTCGGCGGTCGGGCTCGGGACCGTCGTCGGGCCGGTCATCGGCGGCCTCCTCTTTGAATACCTCGGCTACACCGCGACCTTCGTCCTCCCGGCGGTGCTGGTGGCCGCGGTCGGCCTTGCGGTCCTCGCCGTCCCCGTGCGCATCTGCAGGCAGGAGCGAGCGAAGATGCTGCCGGGGGGAAGCCTCCTCCCCCTCGCCGCCTGCGCCGTCGCGGTCGTCGCGGTCGCCGGGACTTACGGCGTCGTGGATCCCTACCTGCCGGTCCACCTCCACGCCGCCTTCTCGGCATCCCCGGCGACGATCGGGCTCGTCTTCGCGGTGCTCGCCCTCGCCGCCATCATCGCCCACCCCGCTGCAGGGCGGATCTACGACCGGCGCGGGGGGAGCCGCTACCTCATCGGCGGCGGGCTCCTCCTCTCGGCTCTCGCGATCGCCGCCGCCATGCAGGCCCCCACCCTCGCCCTCGCTACCGCTGCTGTCTTCGTGCTGGGGGTCGCGCTCTCCTGCGCCCTGATCCCGGTGATGCCGATCCTCGCCGGGCTCTACCGGGGCCGGGGCTCGCAGGGGGCAGCATACGGTCTCTACAACACCTTCTACTCCCTGGGCCTTGCGGCCGGGCCGTTCGCGGTCGCCGCTCTCTCCGGCCGGTGGCCGCTGTCGGCAATATTCCTGTTGCAGGCCGGAGCCCTCGCGGTCGTGGGGCTTCTCGGCTGGCTTGCCGTCGGGAGGCTTGGCTGGCGGTGAGCCTGCGCTACCTTCTTCGTCCCCGCATGCGAATGGGTATTCCGTCTCCAAAAGTCACACCAGGGATACCATGTCAGACGAGTTCCTCCATCACCGCGCCCCCGAACTGCTGATCGCTCTCTTTGGCCTCATATTCATCGTTGCGGCCTCGGGGCTCGTCGGCGGTGAAGCGGGATCGTTCCTTGTCGCCGCACTGGACGTAGCGCTCTTTGTCATCCTTGCGATGCTCATCTACCTTGCCGCGAACCGGCATCCCGCGTTCCGGTGGGCCGCCATCCTCTGGCTCTTCGTCCTCGTCGGGGGGCTTGCCGCCGCCACGGCGGGCTTCGGGTTCATAGCGATCCTGCCCGCGGAGGTGTTCGAGGCCGGTGATCTCGACCCTGAGACGGTCGACCTTGGCCTGGTTGCCGAGACGGCTCTCCTCCTCCTCGGCGTCTTCATCGCGGGGGTGGCGAGCCTCATCGGGCTCTCCCGCCGGTTCAGGGTCTGGCTCTCAGGCTACCTCCCGTTCGACCCCGACTCGCTCCTCCATACGGCGGCGCTCGTGGTCATCCTGGCGATGATCCTCATCCCCCCCGTGCCGCTCCTGGTATCGGGGGGTCCGCCTTACCTCTCGCCGCAGTTCCTCGACCTCCTGACCGAGTCCGGCGACCTCCTCGCGGAGACGGTCACGCTGAACGCCTACACGCTCTTCTGGACCCTCGTCGGCTCGTTCCTCATCGCCGGGGCCTTCGTCCGGCGCACCCCCCGCGAGGCCCTGGAGCGTCTCGGCCTCGTCCGGCCGACGGTCAGGCAGGTCGTTCTTGCCGTTGCCGCGGCATTTGCGCTCGTCCTCGCCTTCCACTTCATCGACCAGTGGCTCGCGGCGCTCGTGGGGTTCCTTGGCCTGCCCGTCACCGATATGGAGGCCGTCAATCGGCTCTTTGCCGGAACGCTCACCCTGCCGGGGATCATCGTGGCCTCGATCGCGGCGGGTTTCGGCGAGGAGGTGAGCATCCGCGGCCTGCTCCAGCCCCGGTTCGGCATCCTCCTCCCGGCGCTCCTCTTCGCGTCGCTCCACGCGTTCCAATACAGCTGGGACGGCCTCATATCGGTCTTCCTTGCGGGGCTCGTCTTCGCCTACATCCGGCGGTACTCGAACACCACGACGTCTGCGATCACGCACACGGTCTACGACCTGGTCCTCTTCTCGATGCTGATGGTCGGGATGCAGTGGTGAGTTCTCCGTGAACGGGTCGGTATTTCCGGTATACTTCCTGCCGGTGACCGACCTCTACACCGATCTGCTGCTCAATCTCCGATATGGCTCCCGTCGCAGAACGGCTTATTCGAGGATCTCCCGCACCGGCAGAGCGTAACCCGGTTCCTGGCAGTGTAGGGTCTTCCGTCAGCGGACAGGACGGGGATCCCGCCGCGGACCCAGAGCGGCCCGTGTTCGCCCCTGGCCGGGTTCTCGATCACGACGATGGATCTCTCAAGGACGGGCTCGATCGTCTCGCCGGTCCTGTGGTCGCGGAGGACGAGCCGGCCGGAAGGACAGTTGCACGCTTCATCGATCGCCGTCTTCCGGGCGTCCGGGATATCGGACCGTTGTGTGAGGTTCCAGATCCCACCGGCCCGCAGGCAGAACCGTGCGTGCACGCAGAGTTCTTTGTAATCGGTCAGTTCCAGCTCCGGTCCTCTGATGACGGCCGGGTCGAGGAGGTACGGCTCGTCCCCGGCTGTCTCGGTGCCGTCGAAGCGGATCGCCGCATGCGTCCCGTCACAGAAGGGCCTGTCCTTTGACCGCCCACAGCGGCATAAGGCATACCGCTCCTGCAGAGGATACTCCCGCACCTTCTGCCATCCGTGGCAGTTGCCCTCGTCGTCGTGGGAGATCTCCATCACCATGAGCGGGACGCCCCCGGTCACGATGTATGGGCCGTTTTTGCTCACCTGGATCTTCATGGCATCTTCTCCTGCGCTTTTTGCGGTGGATCACTCTTCTTCTCTGTATGAAAGAGATGGTGGCTGTTTTCGGTACTCATGGACACGGGATGGTAGCGTCATGCCTCACGTCGCTCACCAGATAAAATAGCATGGGTCCGGGGTTGCAACTCTATCTGCTGCGGGGTCCCGGCAGGCCCGTCCACCATCCGGAGTCTGTCTGCATGGCGGATGGTGCACGGAGCGGTCGCACCGCTCGTTTGAGAGATGAAGCAACGATCTTTCAGTCCGACGATCGGACGCGCGATAAAACACCGGAGCGACGGGACGTAACCGATAAAAGGACCGGAACTTGTTTTCAAAAACGCTGAGGGGGAGATTTGAACTCCCGAGGGGCTCAACGCCCCACGGGCTTTCCAGGCCCGCGCCCTACCGGTCTAGACTACCTCAGCACAGAATGTGCATCATTAGTTGGCGGCATATTCTATTAATAATATCCCCCGGCATGGGGCCGGGGCACACGCATTTACGTCCCTGCGTGCGTCTTCCAGCCCCGGGGGTAGGTGCCGGGGCGCATCAGGACGGTGGTGGGGGCGACGACGAATCCGGGCTCCCCGGGCTTCAAGGCCGACGAACTGACGAGCGCCTGGCCGAGACCCACGAGTTCGCCGCGCTGCGTCGTGATCGCGACTGTCTCGCCCTTCGCAAACCCGCCAACCTTCTCCGTGACTCCCACCCCGGCCAGCACCGCGCCGTGGCAGACGGCGTCGACGGCGGTGTCGCGGATGACGACCTTCGGGAGATCGCCGACCGCGGTCTCCGGGGGGAGGATCATCTGCCGGAGCGGGGCGGGATCGCCCTCTTCTGCCGCGGCAACGGCGTCGGCGAGTTCGTGGAGCGAGACCACGGTGCTCTCGTCGAACGCGCCCGACCGTATCCGCCGGAGCTCCTGCATGTGGCCGCAGACGCCGAGGGCGTAACCCATGTGGACGCAGAGCGTCCGGATGTAGGTTCCGGCGTCGCATCTGACCCGGAAGAGGACGAGTCTCTCCTGTAGATCCAGGATCTCGATCTCCTGGATCTTCCGGATGCGGAGGTTCCGCTTCACGGCGCTCTTCTTCGGCGGCCGCTGGTAGATCCGGCCGGTGAACTCCGCCGCCACCCGGTCCACGTCCTCGCGGGATACGTCGCCGTGGAGCCTCATCAGGCAGACGTACTCCTTGTTGTGCGAGAGGAGGACCGGGGCGAGCCTGACGGCTCCGCCGAACATGACGATGAGCACTCCTGATACCTGCGGGTCGAGTGTCCCGGCATGGCCCACCCGCCGGCCGAGGAGATCCCCGGCCCACGCGGTCACCTGGTGGCTGCTCGGCCCCCGGGGCTTGTCGATGACGACGATCCCCGAATCGGGGATGGAGAAGTCTTCGGTCATGGTCTCACCTGCCCGTGGCGCTTCAAGGCCTCAAGCGTTCCTGCGAGCGACCCGTCTCCGACGACCGCCGGGGGGTGTCCCCCGGCCCGCATGGCATCCGCGGTGATCTCCCCGATGGCGACGAGGAGGAGACCGTCGCGGGGCCGCCACCGGGCCTCCCGGTAGGACATGGCGCTCGTGAAGAGGACGGCGTCGGCGTCGTCGAGGGCGAGTTCGGTCCCCGTGGGAGTGAGGGCGTAGATCCGCTCCTCCCGGACCACGCCCCCCGCTCCGGCGATGGCGTCGAGGAGAGCCGGGTTCGGGACGTCCGCCCGCGGGATCCCGATAGTCCTCCCTCTGAGCCAGTCGCCGAGGTAGGGGACGAAGTCGCGGGAGTAGAACGAGGGGAGGACCTCCGCCTCGATCCCCGCCTCCCCGAGAACCTCGGCGGTCTTCGGACCGATCGCGACAACCCGGGGCCACCGCTCAAGCCTCGGCCCGACGATCGCCGCCGGGAGGGCGCTTGAGAAGAAGAGGCAGTCGAACTCGCCGCGGTGGACGGCCTCGACGAACGCGGCGACCTTCTCCATCCGCACCTCCGACCTGAGCGGCGATACCGTGTAGCAGTCGTGGCCGTAAGAGGCGCAGAGGCTACGGTCTCCCGCCGCCTTGTCTTCGAGCCGGGTGATGGCGATCTTCATTCCAAGAACCTTCGCCCCGGTGGAATATGACTGTATCGGCGGCACGATTCGGTTGGTTTATCCCCGGCGGCTCCCACCGCTAACTGACGTGCTCGCGAGTATCGTGCTCGGCGCCGCTGTCGGTATCGGCTGCGGCGTCGTGAGCGGCCTCATCCCCGGCATCCACGCAAACACCGTGGCAGGCCTCCTCCTCTCGCTCCAGGCTATCCTGCTCGCCTGGTTCGACCCGGTGGTCATCGCCTCGGCCATGTTTGCCACCCTCGTTACGCACACGTTCCTCGACTGCGTCCCGAGCACGTTCCTCGGCATCCCCGACGCCGACACCTCGCTTGCGGTCCTCCCCGCGCACACTCTCTGCCTCGAAGGCCGGGGGGAGGAGGCCGTCAGGATATCGGCGCTCGGGAGCGCCGCCGGGGTCGCCCTCTCCCTCCCGCTCGCGGCGGCGTTCATCCTGGCCCTCCCGGCTCTCCAGTCGGCTATCGACTGGGGGATCGGCCTCGTCATCCTCGCGGTGGCCGGCTACCTCATCGTCGTCTCCGAGTCGCCGGGGTGGGCGCTCGCGGTCTTTGCGGTATCCGGGATCCTCGGCCTCTTCTCTCTCGGCTACGCCTTCCTCGCCTGGCCGGCGGCCGGTGAGTCGGGGGTGCTGATGCCCCTCCTCTCCGGGCTCTTCGGGATCGCGGTCCTCCTCAAAGCGTCGCACGGGGCCATGCCCGCACAGGACTTCGCGGGGCTCGACCTCCCCCGGAGCGCTCTCCGGCGCGGCTCCCTCCTCGGCTCGGCCGCCGGCGCCCTGGTCGGCTGGCTCCCCGGCCTCTCGAACGCCACGGCAAACGCCCTCCTAACCTCGGTCGTCGGCTACGACTCGAACCCCCGGGAATACATCCTCGCGACCAGCGCCGCGAACACCGTCAATGCCTTTCTCGGGCTTGCGGCATTCTATGCCATAGCACGGACGCGGAACGGGGTGATGGCGGCGATCGCCGCGTTCGAGGAGATGCCGCCGGCCACCGCCGTCCTCCTTGCCGGTGCGATAGCCGCGGTC encodes:
- a CDS encoding RNA-guided pseudouridylation complex pseudouridine synthase subunit Cbf5; translation: MTEDFSIPDSGIVVIDKPRGPSSHQVTAWAGDLLGRRVGHAGTLDPQVSGVLIVMFGGAVRLAPVLLSHNKEYVCLMRLHGDVSREDVDRVAAEFTGRIYQRPPKKSAVKRNLRIRKIQEIEILDLQERLVLFRVRCDAGTYIRTLCVHMGYALGVCGHMQELRRIRSGAFDESTVVSLHELADAVAAAEEGDPAPLRQMILPPETAVGDLPKVVIRDTAVDAVCHGAVLAGVGVTEKVGGFAKGETVAITTQRGELVGLGQALVSSSALKPGEPGFVVAPTTVLMRPGTYPRGWKTHAGT
- a CDS encoding aldo/keto reductase; the encoded protein is MAGLEMRRFGKTGREVTCVGLGGEGVLRTYGRHAEANAVITEALNQGITYFDSAKAYAGSEDYYGEVWVPHPDLRAPVFQASKSASRSHEGAETDLMETLRRMGIETLDLWQIHDVRTFADIRDIEGEGGALAAFVEAKEMGIVRSIGVTGHHDPDVLSHAVETWPVDAVMMPVNPVEGGPGGFLHTTLDIAREQGIAVIGMKVLGGSNYITPDAGVTPETLVRYALAQEISVAIVGCSTPAEVQALAAAGRSGPLSDDEAAALVEAFRPYVRELAYYRGPR
- a CDS encoding uroporphyrinogen-III synthase, whose translation is MKIAITRLEDKAAGDRSLCASYGHDCYTVSPLRSEVRMEKVAAFVEAVHRGEFDCLFFSSALPAAIVGPRLERWPRVVAIGPKTAEVLGEAGIEAEVLPSFYSRDFVPYLGDWLRGRTIGIPRADVPNPALLDAIAGAGGVVREERIYALTPTGTELALDDADAVLFTSAMSYREARWRPRDGLLLVAIGEITADAMRAGGHPPAVVGDGSLAGTLEALKRHGQVRP
- a CDS encoding CDGSH iron-sulfur domain-containing protein; the encoded protein is MKIQVSKNGPYIVTGGVPLMVMEISHDDEGNCHGWQKVREYPLQERYALCRCGRSKDRPFCDGTHAAIRFDGTETAGDEPYLLDPAVIRGPELELTDYKELCVHARFCLRAGGIWNLTQRSDIPDARKTAIDEACNCPSGRLVLRDHRTGETIEPVLERSIVVIENPARGEHGPLWVRGGIPVLSADGRPYTARNRVTLCRCGRSSNKPFCDGSHIGD
- a CDS encoding CPBP family intramembrane glutamic endopeptidase, which encodes MSDEFLHHRAPELLIALFGLIFIVAASGLVGGEAGSFLVAALDVALFVILAMLIYLAANRHPAFRWAAILWLFVLVGGLAAATAGFGFIAILPAEVFEAGDLDPETVDLGLVAETALLLLGVFIAGVASLIGLSRRFRVWLSGYLPFDPDSLLHTAALVVILAMILIPPVPLLVSGGPPYLSPQFLDLLTESGDLLAETVTLNAYTLFWTLVGSFLIAGAFVRRTPREALERLGLVRPTVRQVVLAVAAAFALVLAFHFIDQWLAALVGFLGLPVTDMEAVNRLFAGTLTLPGIIVASIAAGFGEEVSIRGLLQPRFGILLPALLFASLHAFQYSWDGLISVFLAGLVFAYIRRYSNTTTSAITHTVYDLVLFSMLMVGMQW
- a CDS encoding MFS transporter, whose translation is MTLRLPDRSRIAASPDAVLALVVLVIFMDMMIYGLLIPVFPEYAPRLGVDESVIGVIFGVYAAMLLLFSIPMGLLSDRVGRRPLIAAGMLLLALATALFGFSTTVEHLIAARMVQGISAAATWSVGLALLAETCEPERLGERMGIALSAVGLGTVVGPVIGGLLFEYLGYTATFVLPAVLVAAVGLAVLAVPVRICRQERAKMLPGGSLLPLAACAVAVVAVAGTYGVVDPYLPVHLHAAFSASPATIGLVFAVLALAAIIAHPAAGRIYDRRGGSRYLIGGGLLLSALAIAAAMQAPTLALATAAVFVLGVALSCALIPVMPILAGLYRGRGSQGAAYGLYNTFYSLGLAAGPFAVAALSGRWPLSAIFLLQAGALAVVGLLGWLAVGRLGWR